GTTTTGGCGAGCGCACAATTTACATTATTCACGGTACTAGCTTTATTATCTTTATCAAAGGCAAAATAGATTTTACGTCCTGGTGTAGCAAATACTTGAAGTTGGGGGATGAGTTTAGCTAGTCCAGTTTTACGCCCAAATTCATCTTTGGGTTGGCGGTAGCCATTAAAGACACCAGGTAAGGCGATCGCTGCATAACCTGCACTAATTAAAGCAGCAGCTTTTTTAGCTCCCTCGGTAATAATTAAGGGAACTTCAAGATTATTTACGACCCATGACCAAAAAGATATAGGGGAGGTGCGATCTCTAACTCGGAGAGCTAGGGGAGATAGAAATAGCTTGATATTGTTTAGGCGAGCTATAGTGTGCCATAAAAGCCTAGAAACTTTAAGGGCAATTATCCCTGTCGGGTGTTTAGGAAGACCTTCATATTTAATTATTTTTCCTTTATCTGCCGATAGTCTAGGATTTGTAGGTTTAAATTGCCCCCAGAGATCGTCTAAATAATTGTTTAAGACATCTACTCCCGAAACCCACCAACCTCCTGCTTCAATATGACGATAGCGTTTGAGAATGCTTACGCTAACTGCACCAGTGTTGATTCTTTTAAGTTTATCGGAAATGAACAGTCGGTCTAATGCATCGTTTCCTTCTAAGTGAAAAAAGTTAAGCTCGACCAAGTTAGGGTGAATCCCACTTTGATGTCTAAGTTCTTGATATTCGGCAGATGTTAATTGATTGGGTAATTGTTCTTTATGGTCTGAAATGAATTGTTGCGTCATCGAATGTAGATTCCAAATAATAATTGAAGCCTATATCCATGTTTAGTTAAGCACAGCAAAGCAGTTAAATGTCAAATAGAAAAAATTGACACTTATGTATCTATGTCAAATTTCCAAAATTGACATAGTATATTTAATAGATATGTAAATATTGATGTATCTATTTCCCTGGCGGGGGAAATGACACTTAAGGGCTTAGATTTGTGCTTTACCGCATGGAGTCTAGGCTCACTTTTACGTATGTACTCAAAAAACTATAATCAAAGTTGTCGGGCATATCGATCAAACACGTGGGATCGTTATATTTTCTTTTCTTCTCCAGTCATATTGATTAATTTCCCTCGCAGCTTAACATCGGCAAAAATACTAATTCAATAGTATATTTTTACTAATACGCGAGCTTCACAGGTGAAATTGTACGCGAGCTTCACAGGTAAAATTGACGTAAATGTTAATAACAAAGGATTTTTAATTTTAAAAGCTAAAAAAAAATACGCGAGCTTCACAGGTAAAATTGTACGCGAGCTTCACAGGTAAAAGTAAAGTTGTGTAAAGTTTATCGACTAATGCTCTCAAAACCAAACCATATGAATCCAAAGTAACTATCCTTATGAAAGATAAATAGTCTACGATATTAGTATTGTGATTGAACATATCAAAGATTTTTTTCCTGTAGATGGTCAGCTTTTGATGGTCATGCCACGAGCTTCTGCTTCTATTAGAAATCCTGAAGTGCAGTTACCAATTTTGAGAAAAGACAAAGGCAATTATTATCTTGAGATGCTTGTAAATGCTGACTCTGAAGATGAAAGAGAATTAGCTGTTACTCGTCGTGTGTCATTGGACAAGCTTTCTCAGGCGGAATGGAAGGAATTAGAAGCTCAATACAATAATTTGGATTTAAGCGTATGCAGTGATGTTGGAATTAATAAATCTTTAGAAAACATCAAAGACTGTCGAATTAGACGTTTGTTTCTAGCTCTACTTACTTTTTTGAATCCAAGGCAAGTCAGCATTATTCTTTATCTATATAGAGAAGCAGCTATTCAGAGTAATGGTTCATTAGTCTCATTTCGTTCTAACGATCTTCTCGATATTTTAGGATACAAGAGAACCAAGGATGGGGGATTTGCTGCTCGTGTGCGAGCGCAACTCAACCAAGATTTAGTAGCATTACACCGGACAGAACTAATATTTGCGCGCGCTCTTCAAAAAGGAGAGCAGATTGGAGCAAAAGTATCTGTAAAAAGCATTTTGCGAATTCACGATTATGAAATTGATAAAGTACCCCGCAATTTCGATTTGTCCAAAGCTGCCGACTATACCTATGAATTAGCAGATGCCTACACTATTGCTCTAGAGTTTTTTGAGAATGCCTCAAAGCAGAATGCCAACGTACTATTTTCCAAAAGCATTGATCTTGGGGAAAAGCCTGGCGGTAATGCCAAACGGGATTACAAAACAAAGTTGGTGATTTATATTGCCAGCAGAATGAAATGGGACAAATTAAAAGATGGTCAGTATTTGCTGATATCTAAAAATTGCTTGTTTAAGAATTTAGATCTTTTAGGTAGTAATAAATCTCGTAGCAACAAAATTCTGTGGCGTACCATAGAGCAACTGAATGAAGATGACTATGTTATTGAAGCTCAAGAGATAACTGCAAAAAGTAAGCAAACAAAGATTCAGTTTCAAATTAATCCTCAAAAAATTAAATGTTTCAATATTTAGCTTTATTGAATGGTATGAGAGGATGTACGAAAAGTCTAAAAAGCTACGCTAACCGACAAACCATAATCCGAATCATCGCTGCATAAATGAATGCTTTGGCAGTTTCAGGCAAGACTTCATAATCAATCGTCAATCGACGATATCTTAATAACAAGCGCAAATGTTCTCTCCATATCCATCGCCAAGGCAAAACTTTAAATCCTTTGCTTTGATTACGTTTTACGGTTGTGTTGCAAAAAATGAGATAAAGCAGCAAAAATCCCAGAACAAGAAGAGATTTAGGCAGCTAATCCGAAGATTTGATTGATAAAAGAGATCTGTCCTATGACATCCCCTTTTTCCACACTCTTAATCTGTCCCTTACGGATCATATTCATCACTTCGTAGCGTAACCGTTCACTCCCCCCTCAAAAGCGATGGGCATCAAAAGCTGGCAGCAGGAAATGAAGGTGGATTAATATCCTTTTCGAGCTAACCCGATAACTTCAGCTATATATATCCAGGGATTAACTTGTCTGAGACGGCCTCTGCTTCATTATTAGTAGGTGGTAATTCAGGATGATGAACAAACGCCACTACAGCATCCCAATCATTGAAAATTTCTTTGGCTAAAGTCTGTAACTTGGCATGGTCGGCTTTTTTGCCTAAGTGACAGGCTCTTCTAAGACGAGCCTTAAGTTGACGAATCTGTGCAGGGTTCTCACCCGCGTTGGCAATGGTGATGATTAACTGCCTTAAGTCATCTAAAATCCATTGCCCTATCTGTACTGCTCTTTGATTAATTGCGCCTATAATCGCTACTGCTTTACGGATCAGATGAGCCAAACACCTTTGTCTTTTAGGATAAGAGCGATAGCCCTCTGTGACGAGCCAACCTACGAAAGCTTCTTTCACCAGATAGGATAATTCCGGTTCTGTTGCAAAAACTTGAGACAGGCTTATAGCATAATAAAATATTAATTTACTACTAAAGCGGATGAACTCAAAACAGCCATTTAAATGGAGACATTTACCAGGGTGAGATTATTTTACTTTGTGTGAGATGGTATCTTTGCTATGCCCCCAGTTACAGAAATCTAGAAGAAATAATGATAGAAAGAGGCTTATCTGTAGACCACACTACAATCTACAGGTGGATAATGATTTATGCTCCACAAATAGAGAAAAGAAGTAGAAAGCATCTGAAAACTAATATAGCGGTTCTCGAATAAGTGAGATACACTAATCTAAATTAAGTTGTAGCAAAAAATGAAGGCGTATTCACTTGATTTACGACAGAAAATTATTGATGTATACAATAAAGAGGAAATTTCTCAGCGTCAATTAGCTCAAAGATTTGATGTCGCGCTAAGTTTTATATACAAATTGCTAAGACAATATAGAACTACGGGAGACATATCTCCAAAACCCTTTAATGGAGGAGTAAAGCTCAAGCTGAGTGCTGATGATTTAGTTACTTTGACAGATCTAATCGAACAAAATAATGATGCTACATTAGATGAACTGTGCCAAATGCTCGCTCGACAGCGAAGAATTAAGATTTCTCGTGCAACTATGGGAAGAATGACTCAGAAGTTAAAATTGACGGTTAAAAAAAACTCTTCATCCCAATGAGAAGGAAACAGAGCGAGTTCAACGGCTAAGAGTCGATTTTTGCGCAAAAATACGGGATGTTCCGCTCAAAGACTTGGTTTTTCTAGATGAAGCAGGGGTCAATCTAGCTTTAATCAGGCTATATGCACGCGCAGCAAAAGGACAAAGGGATAGGGGGACTCGACCACATCAACGAGGCAAAAATGTATCGATGATTGGAGCGATCGCCCTCAAAGGAATTATTGCATCAATAAATTTGCTTGGTTCAATAGATGGACTGACCTTTGAAGCTTTTGTCATCCAGAAACTGGTGCCTCAGCTTTGGAAGGGTGCAGTAGTGGTTTGGGATAATTACAGTATCCATAAAGGAAAGGAAATTGAGAAAGCTATTATCGCTGCTGGAGCTAAATTGATCTATTTACCGCCATACTCGCCTGATTTTAATCAAGCGCGAAAATTGCTGGTCAAAAATCAAAAGTATTTTGCGTTCTCTTGGTGCTAGAAACTATAAAGATTTAGATTCAGCAATTTTCCAAGCTTATAGTCAGGTTTCTCGTAAAGACATTCACGGTTGGTTTTCTCATTCCTGTTACTGTATCTCACCATTTTGAGAACCGCTATATTTTAATTAATAATTTATTGACATGAACGATAAGTTTTATGGTGCGATCGCGCCCTAAAGGAGGACGCGAAGCTAGTGGTTTACCATACCGCTCCGCATAAAGCGTAGCCCGAAGGGCTAATCGCTCTACTTCTCACCCCGAATGTCCAAAGTAACTTCAGCAGTAATCGATCACTCATTCTGTCCGAGTATCTTCACTCTTCTTATCTTTCCCCGATAAGGAGAATAAACGCTAGTTAACTGCTCTAATTCCCCATCAACCT
The sequence above is a segment of the Coleofasciculaceae cyanobacterium genome. Coding sequences within it:
- a CDS encoding transposase; the protein is MKEAFVGWLVTEGYRSYPKRQRCLAHLIRKAVAIIGAINQRAVQIGQWILDDLRQLIITIANAGENPAQIRQLKARLRRACHLGKKADHAKLQTLAKEIFNDWDAVVAFVHHPELPPTNNEAEAVSDKLIPGYI